The window ACTTCGGGCACAACCACAATCGCTCTAAAGGAAACGGGTAGCCATTACTTCATATGTGGCATCATGGGCCATTGTAGCGGTGGTATGAAGCTAACAATCGATGTCACTGGCGACGACAGTGTTACGAGTCCAGCACCTGCTCCATCATCCTCAATAGCAGCAGCTCCATCATCGATAATAGCCAATTCTCCTGTCACCACGCCTTTTGGAACCACTCTTCCTGACCCCACAGTTGCTGGAAATAGTAACAATCCGTTGGACAGTTCATCGGCGGCTATCTCATTACCATATGTAGCTGTTGTTTTCATTTTGGCTGCATTGGTGTCTCAATTGATTATTGGTTGAGCTTTACCTATATCATTATTTTAGATTCTTTCTAATGTTTTTGCATCTTGTATTGTGTCATTGTGATTATTGAGTTGTTTGCCTTTTATCTTTTTTCTTCAAACTATTTGagtgctgtgatgacccggaaatttctgacaaaatttaaacttaatcttgtatgattaaacgtttccaacacgataaacaaagtctataaagttgaaatctcgaaaactttgaactgtgttcatataatcaattactttTGATTGTTCTCaaagattcgcgaacaattatatgtaaatagatatatactataacttgaaaacgtaacaaagtgataCTGtgtattaaacttattggtttaattatctgattgatatatttaactacggaattaaaagagaatgtcaaacgattgaattaaaatatatttatcaggtctcttaatgattatgatattattatgggtctctatggtgaggtccacgttgatttgagaaatcattcattttttaacggtattcggaataaatggtaaattgtttgtttaaataacataatttggacacatacaataataaggaatattaactgttagaattggatatatgaataacttgcgacgtatatttaaaacgtgtttttaaatattgaaaatagatattaacttggttatgaaacgtttgataaatactattatattaataaataaaaagacaatgatttatagaagtaaatgaccaaaatactcaaaggtataagttatatctcgagtggtatagtttatggataatttaagtctatattttgtcaaaggtacgagtcacgaaacataaagtactagttttctaagcgtacgaaaatgcgttcgaaaaaccgaaaccgggacattagTCAAGCGTTAACGTACGAGTCATCcgaacgaaaatttcaagtcaactatgcacgtgaatttaatataatatataattaattatataaattaaatatattatattatatattaaaataaaacgtcgacaaacaagaaaacaaatcaggTGTGAGCTGGATCAGGgaactccacgatcgcggagctgtaaggcacaaaaactCTACGATCGCGGAGCTGTCAAAATCAGAAATGGCTATAAAAGCCCGCATTTTCCTTGCTGAATCCATCCACCTTCTATCTCTCGatctctatatattattattattattattattattattattattattattattattattattattattattattattattattattattattattattaatattaatattaatattattaataataataataataataataatattattattattattattattattatcattattattattattattattattattattattattattatttttagtaatattatacataagatattacgacgaggttatgagcgtgtcactttcaaaactggttttcaaaaggatagagctaaggaaactatgggttatagctatggaggttatgggtaatattcatgggtattgttcacaagtcaaacctagtgtttatcatctctgttgcgtctacgtacttttctgcaatattgaatcacaatattaatacgtaagcatttatattttatcttttatatattaattgtgtatccatgtctagtgctcgagtatatatatttatacatgcttgtatgctaaatttttatcgctaaacagtttataatgaatcacgaattaaatacatatattactggtaaaaggtatatgatatacatgtttttggaaagatggcgaaaaatcaataacttttcatttagaaatcgcgtaattccggtgaacgaattaaaagatatgatcaactgaattatgattgatgttaattagaattgcttttgaatctgcaattaatatttaaacaacttgtttataagatcgataaattggatttttgaatattaccaaccgagtaaatgaatccttatataaggtatgtctcgttttgttgaatcattgtcaaaattgactttttgaaacgactttggataactattgtatgtcgatctcgagcattaggattgtgatacattatgaccaaacctagcttaatagacaattattgaccaacatatgttctctaggttgagatttacgattatttgatattccaagtttcggtcacattttggtgaacgactttatatgctgctaaggtgagtttcatatgatccctttttaattgcttttgcaatatatatttttgggctgagaatacatgcaatttattttaaacgcaatggatacaagtacatacttaattctacgctgagtttaaaccgaaaatcccttagctttggtaactagtaactgccagtacataggatatggactggtgggcgcgaataacagtatatggatccatagggcttgacatccccgtccgagctagagcactagccttttaacggacgtgtgttatttaagtttaggacacattggtttgcgtatattaaaacgaatggggtatttatcattataacgttaaagcttagttaccatggtgctctgttatgtagaatctattgataaacgtttctggatgaaacaactgaaatcttgtgatccatttttatatacagattatgcgaaacactaaaattatgaactcaccaacctttgtgttgacacttgttagcatgtttattctcaggttccctagaagtcttccgctgtttgcttatatgttatacaagctatgtgcatggagtcatacatgctttattcaagaaaacgttgcattcacaaaaccatcaacatgtatctattttgactgcattgtcaacggaagtattattataaactattatttacggtgattgtctatatgtagaaatcatcagatgtcgaaaaccttggatttaaatattcatttatgatataccttttcaaaagaatgcaatgtttacaaaacgtatgatatagaggtcaaatacctcgcaatgaaatcgatgaatgacgagttcgtccatatggatttggagcgatcgtcacagttggtatcagagcgttggtcctagtgaaccaggtcttgcataagtgtgtctaactgatagttgttaggatgcattagtaagtctggacttcgactgtgtctgcatgttaaaagttttgcttatcattccttgtcggaaattacatgtctatcatcttaagtctaaacgcgtcttattgcattaattgcatagatagtatagacaaaattcatatcttggcatatctattacagtaaaacttttcctgacatctttcgaaagttcctccgtaatttgcggatcccttgtactatatataaatattctatgtaattagaatatcatccgatatccaaaaaaaatcatttcatataaaaaaaatcctttatccaaaccgtgtaagatgaattccgcatctagttcgaattcctcagatgccgacagctattccgatatggattttcactcaagcttcgaaggcagtgtaaccggaatggatcaaccaattagccatcatatattctggatgaattggggatgggttcgtagcctacttagtcattggagagaagaagaaggtgatcctttccatccaccaaatttccctcttggcgaagaacctgaagcgcttaccggcgaacctgttcgtaataccattttctctctcatttccatagtttctcgtcacgattatatactacatcgaattttagatcttatttatcctctcgtccgaactgatcatcccggtgtaatagaagaaatcaacgagcttcgcgctcgggtagtggc of the Rutidosis leptorrhynchoides isolate AG116_Rl617_1_P2 chromosome 5, CSIRO_AGI_Rlap_v1, whole genome shotgun sequence genome contains:
- the LOC139850494 gene encoding blue copper protein-like; the protein is MTTYNIAVLGLTVVILSCTRISSATVYTVGDTAGWALSVDYDTWASDKTFKVGDTLVFNYDTSHTVDVVTSTDYTTCAIGNSIASYTSGTTTIALKETGSHYFICGIMGHCSGGMKLTIDVTGDDSVTSPAPAPSSSIAAAPSSIIANSPVTTPFGTTLPDPTVAGNSNNPLDSSSAAISLPYVAVVFILAALVSQLIIG